Within Deinococcus metalli, the genomic segment GCGCGGCGCTTGCGGTCTCCCCTGACCGGGCACAGCGTCACGCTGCCTTCCAAAGTTCACGAGAGGCGCGTCTGGCCGTCATCCCCGAGGTAGTTCACCTCATGCGCCGGTCACTGGACTTGCGCCGTGAAATCGCCCGGCGCGCCGGATACGACACCGCACATCAGCACCTGTGGTCTTTGTTGGAACGCGTCGACTACACGCCACAGGACGTTCACACATTTCGGACGTCTGTCCGCGAGCACTTGACGCCTCTCCTGGTGGCCTTCCGCAACCGGCGCAAGGCCCTGCTGAGGGTCGAAGCGCTGAAACCCTGGGATCTCACGATTGATCCCTTCGGCGGAGCGGCGCAGCCGCGCTTTGCTGATGAGGCAGAGTTGATAGAGCGGGTGGCCGACTCACTGCCCCTGCCTGGACTCGGTGATCAGGTGCGCCGCCTGTGGCGCACCGGACTCCTCGACCTAACTGCTCGGCCGGGCAAAGCCGACCGCTCTTACAGTGATTTTCTGGCTCACCAGCGTCTCCCCTACGTTCAGATGCGCCTGCAGCCCACTCCAGACGCAGTGCAGATCCTGTATCACGAGCTGGGCCACGTGGCACAACTGTCTGGAGTGAAACGCGGCTCGCCGTTCTGGCACCACTTCCCCGGTGTAGAGATGCGAGAATTCGTAGCCCAGAATTTTGAGTTGTGGTCGCTGAACCAACTGCCAACGCTCTTCACGTTCGACGATGCACCGGGACACGTCCTGCGCTTCTACGAAAAGACGCTGGCGCGCATGGTGGGTCAATGCGTGATGGATGAATTTCAGGAATGGTTTTACAGCTGTGAGCACACCCCTGATCAGAGTCAGATGGAAGAGGTCTGGCAGCATATCTCTGACCAGTATCCGACTGGGATCGACCGCGAGGGATTGCCAGCCAGCGAGCCACTGGGGTATGCCACTGCCCAGGTCGTCCGTCGCCCGCTCGTCGGCATCGAATACGCGCTGGCGTGGAGCTGGGCATTTGCCTTCGTATCCCAGGCGGAAGTGGCACCTGACCAGACCTTCAGCCATCTGGCAGAGGCGCTCCTGCTAGGCAACACCCGGCCACTGCCTGAGTTGTTGCGGGTAGCTGGCGTCGCCTTCTCGTTATCAGCAACGCAGGTGGAAACACTGCACATGCCTATGCAACAGGCCCTTAACCGCGCGTCATCTCATCGCTCTGCCATCTGAACGCAGCAGACTTTGGCATGAAGCATTTCAGGCGCTTGGTGCTCCTTACGCTCGGCTTCCTCTCGCTGAGCAACGCTCTGAGTGGTCACGCTTATGCGGCGGCGTTCACTCCAACGATGGTCACCGACGGCATGCCGGGTGGCGGCGATAACGACCCTGAACCTGATCAGGATTAGTATCTCATCGACGTTAGGTTATGCACACTGATCCCCTGCCGCCCTTTCACCGCTGGGCGGCAGTCTTTGAATGGGAAGACGCGGCGTTAGGTGGTGGCGCAACCACCGAAGACCTGGCGCGCCGCTATACCTTGCTCGCGTGTACGCCGGCGCAAGTGCGTGCCGCTCTCCTATATCACCGGGCACGCATGGACGATCAGCGGGATGAGGCGCTGCACCGGGCGTATGGTCTGGCACACAACCGGCTACTGCAGCTCTATGTACTGGCGGTGTCCTGCTTGACCCGCCGGGGCCGCGCCATGGTGGTGCTCGACCCCGACGACCTGACATTCAGTGACGTCCTGCTGGACGGCCTCCGGGAAGTGAGAAGGCTAGAAGACGGCGACGTATCCCGCGTGGAAGTCGAGTACAGGCTCTTGGAAGCCCTCCACTATGACCAGTACGCCTCTGGCGATCACTCCAGCGCAATTGTGACTGCCAAGGAAATGTTGCTGCTCGCCACGCTTGCACAGGTACCCCGATCGATGGCCACCGCGCGGCGCTATTACCAAAGTGCTATCGCTCAGGCAGGCCGCTACCACGAGGATTT encodes:
- a CDS encoding M3 family metallopeptidase — protein: MTIRDASWEQRYQQLVDTAVSNNTEFHRWLRTWADLEAEVYEQGTALLRAYQADMTNEEVKRERQTFLTTRRPGLQALHDRAAQMAVEWSEHFSVPKDWRQAFMYFGVVARQAKQPSGDLDGQVELIGGELSALFSQLPYRLHGEPVEARTRAALAVSPDRAQRHAAFQSSREARLAVIPEVVHLMRRSLDLRREIARRAGYDTAHQHLWSLLERVDYTPQDVHTFRTSVREHLTPLLVAFRNRRKALLRVEALKPWDLTIDPFGGAAQPRFADEAELIERVADSLPLPGLGDQVRRLWRTGLLDLTARPGKADRSYSDFLAHQRLPYVQMRLQPTPDAVQILYHELGHVAQLSGVKRGSPFWHHFPGVEMREFVAQNFELWSLNQLPTLFTFDDAPGHVLRFYEKTLARMVGQCVMDEFQEWFYSCEHTPDQSQMEEVWQHISDQYPTGIDREGLPASEPLGYATAQVVRRPLVGIEYALAWSWAFAFVSQAEVAPDQTFSHLAEALLLGNTRPLPELLRVAGVAFSLSATQVETLHMPMQQALNRASSHRSAI